The following coding sequences are from one Rutidosis leptorrhynchoides isolate AG116_Rl617_1_P2 chromosome 11, CSIRO_AGI_Rlap_v1, whole genome shotgun sequence window:
- the LOC139876752 gene encoding mitochondrial uncoupling protein 1: MVGGGSKSDISFAGTFASSAFAACFAEICTIPLDTAKVRLQLQKKGIEGIALPKYRGMLGTVATIAKEEGLASLWKGIVPGLHRQCLYGGLRIGLYEPIKNLYVGDNFVGDVPLTTKILAGLTTGGLAIAVANPTDLVKVRLQAEGKLPAGVPRRYSGALNAYSTIVRQEGVKALWTGLGPNVARNAIINAAELASYDQVKQTILKLPGFTDNVLTHLLSGLGAGFFAVCIGSPVDVVKSRMMGDSTYTSTIDCFVKTLKNDGPLAFYKGFIPNFGRLGSWNVIMFLTLEQAKKYVKSLESA; the protein is encoded by the exons ATGGTGGGCGGTGGTTCTAAATCGGACATCTCATTCGCCGGTACTTTTGCTAGCAGTGCCTTCGCTGCTTGTTTTGCTGAG atatgcACAATTCCATTGGACACTGCTAAAGTTAGGCTTCAGCTGCAAAAAAAAGGAATAGAGGGAATTGCATTACCCAAATATCGAGGAATGCTTGGTACAGTCGCAACCATTGCAAAGGAGGAAGGTCTTGCTTCTTTGTGGAAAGGGATTGTACCTGGCTTACATCGTCAATGCTTGTATGGAGGTTTAAGAATCGGTCTGTATGAACCC ATTAAAAACTTGTATGTGGGTGATAACTTTGTTGGAGACGTTCCTTTGACTACTAAAATACTTGCAGGGCTTACAACTG GTGGTCTTGCAATTGCAGTAGCAAATCCTACTGATCTCGTCAAGGTACGCCTACAAGCTGAAGGAAAACTACCAGCTGGCGTTCCAAGGCGTTACTCTGGAGCGTTAAATGCGTATTCGACTATAGTCAGACAG gaaGGTGTTAAGGCTCTGTGGACCGGCCTTGGACCTAATGTTGCGCGCAATGCTATAATAAATGCTGCTGAGTTAGCCAGTTATGACCAAGTGAAGCAG ACAATTCTGAAGCTCCCTGGGTTCACTGACAACGTTCTCACCCATCTCCTATCTGGTTTAGGTGCTGGTTTTTTTGCAGTTTGCATTGGGTCTCCTGTTGATGTG GTCAAGTCAAGAATGATGGGAGATTCAACTTACACAAGCACAATTGATTGTTTTGTGAAGACCTTGAAAAACGAC GGGCCTCTGGCATTCTACAAAGGCTTTATTCCAAACTTCGGACGGTTGGGTTCTTGGAATGTTATCATGTTTCTAACTCTTGAACAG GCTAAGAAGTATGTTAAAAGCCTAGAGTCGGCTTGA
- the LOC139877397 gene encoding reticulon-like protein B12 isoform X1 — protein sequence MSSSDVLLLNNHSSIHQNLGGGLLADVILWRHKNVTTSLLVITCASWLMFERSDYTLLSYISNVLLLLLIILFLWAKSAQILNRPTPPIPDLQISEETINEAAALIRDQINTVLSISHDVALAKDPKMFAKVAAYLVLISVIGSLTDFRTLCYTSTFVILTVPVAYERYEKHVNSSLTKVIMKLRQLYINFDEECIKKVRKWILVKKNKLS from the exons ATGAGTTCATCAGATGTATTGTTGCTCAACAATCACTCAAGTATTCATCAGAATCTTGGAGGTGGACTTT TAGCAGACGTGATTCTGTGGAGGCATAAAAATGTTACCACATCACTACTAGTAATAACGTGTGCTTCTTGGTTGATGTTTGAACGATCTGATTACACATTGTTATCATACATCTCCAATGTCCTCCTGCTTCTTCTTATAATTCTTTTCCTTTGGGCGAAATCAGCACAAATTCTCAACAG ACCCACACCGCCAATACCAGACTTACAAATTTCAGAAGAAACTATAAACGAGGCTGCAGCTCTGATTCGTGACCAAATAAACACGGTGCTGTCTATATCCCATGATGTTGCACTTGCTAAAGATCCAAAAATGTTTGCAAAAGTGGCTGCATATCTGGTTTTGATTTCTGTTATTGGAAGTTTAACCGATTTCCGTACATTATGCTACACAA GTACTTTTGTCATTCTGACGGTTCCGGTAGCATATGAGAGATATGAAAAACATGTTAATTCAAGTTTAACCAAGGTAATTATGAAGTTGAGGCAGTTGTATATAAATTTTGATGAGGAATGTATAAAGAAAGTAAGGAAGTGGATTCTTGTGAAGAAGAATAAACTGAGTTAG
- the LOC139877397 gene encoding reticulon-like protein B12 isoform X2 — protein MSSSDVLLLNNHSSIHQNLGGGLSDVILWRHKNVTTSLLVITCASWLMFERSDYTLLSYISNVLLLLLIILFLWAKSAQILNRPTPPIPDLQISEETINEAAALIRDQINTVLSISHDVALAKDPKMFAKVAAYLVLISVIGSLTDFRTLCYTSTFVILTVPVAYERYEKHVNSSLTKVIMKLRQLYINFDEECIKKVRKWILVKKNKLS, from the exons ATGAGTTCATCAGATGTATTGTTGCTCAACAATCACTCAAGTATTCATCAGAATCTTGGAGGTGGACTTT CAGACGTGATTCTGTGGAGGCATAAAAATGTTACCACATCACTACTAGTAATAACGTGTGCTTCTTGGTTGATGTTTGAACGATCTGATTACACATTGTTATCATACATCTCCAATGTCCTCCTGCTTCTTCTTATAATTCTTTTCCTTTGGGCGAAATCAGCACAAATTCTCAACAG ACCCACACCGCCAATACCAGACTTACAAATTTCAGAAGAAACTATAAACGAGGCTGCAGCTCTGATTCGTGACCAAATAAACACGGTGCTGTCTATATCCCATGATGTTGCACTTGCTAAAGATCCAAAAATGTTTGCAAAAGTGGCTGCATATCTGGTTTTGATTTCTGTTATTGGAAGTTTAACCGATTTCCGTACATTATGCTACACAA GTACTTTTGTCATTCTGACGGTTCCGGTAGCATATGAGAGATATGAAAAACATGTTAATTCAAGTTTAACCAAGGTAATTATGAAGTTGAGGCAGTTGTATATAAATTTTGATGAGGAATGTATAAAGAAAGTAAGGAAGTGGATTCTTGTGAAGAAGAATAAACTGAGTTAG